The Pyramidobacter piscolens W5455 genome contains a region encoding:
- a CDS encoding ABC transporter ATP-binding protein, whose translation MLSFENVSFSYGAAKALDGVSLALKKGELLTLLGPSGCGKTTTLQIAGGFLFPDSGRVILDGRDVSTLPPEERPTATVFQSHALFPHMSVEENVAYGLRVRGTPRAERLRRAAEMLGRVGLDGCQRSRVQELSGGQQQRVALARALILNPRVLLLDEPLSSLDARLRVRMRSEIRSLQKAFGITALYVTHDQEEALSISDRVALMRGGRLVQVGTPEEVYFSPRGDFAADFIGDAFPVTLEGKRALLRPDQISVAADGPFCGRLVSRTFLGASANWIIDWQGQKLRASMPSAAEPAREIGGEVRFAILPSRNRDG comes from the coding sequence ATGCTTTCATTCGAGAACGTGTCGTTCAGTTACGGCGCGGCGAAAGCCCTCGACGGCGTTTCGCTGGCGCTGAAAAAGGGCGAGCTGCTGACGCTGCTGGGACCGTCCGGCTGCGGCAAGACGACGACGCTGCAGATCGCCGGCGGATTTTTGTTTCCCGATTCGGGGCGCGTCATACTTGACGGGCGCGACGTCTCGACGCTGCCGCCGGAAGAGCGCCCCACGGCCACCGTGTTTCAGAGCCACGCGCTGTTCCCCCACATGAGCGTGGAGGAAAACGTCGCCTACGGGCTGCGCGTGCGCGGAACTCCGCGCGCGGAGCGGCTGCGGCGCGCGGCGGAAATGTTGGGGCGCGTCGGTCTGGACGGCTGTCAAAGATCGCGCGTGCAGGAACTGTCCGGCGGCCAGCAGCAGCGCGTCGCGCTGGCGCGGGCGCTGATCCTCAATCCCCGGGTGCTGCTGCTCGACGAGCCGCTCTCGAGCCTTGACGCGCGGCTGCGCGTGCGCATGCGCTCTGAGATTCGCTCGCTGCAAAAGGCGTTCGGCATCACGGCGCTGTACGTCACGCACGACCAGGAAGAGGCCCTGTCGATCTCCGACCGCGTGGCGCTGATGCGGGGCGGTCGGCTCGTACAGGTCGGCACGCCCGAAGAGGTCTATTTTTCGCCGCGCGGCGACTTCGCCGCCGACTTTATCGGCGACGCCTTCCCCGTGACGCTGGAAGGAAAACGCGCGCTGCTCCGCCCCGATCAGATCTCCGTCGCGGCGGACGGGCCGTTCTGCGGCCGGCTGGTTTCGCGCACGTTCCTCGGCGCGTCGGCGAACTGGATCATCGACTGGCAGGGGCAGAAGCTGCGCGCTTCCATGCCCAGCGCCGCGGAGCCGGCGCGCGAGATCGGCGGCGAAGTGCGCTTCGCGATCCTGCCGTCCCGAAATCGCGACGGATGA
- a CDS encoding IclR family transcriptional regulator — MNSTRNIMALIETLLADGGELGVRELGMRTGIPKSTVQRFLSGMEENGWVAQDKRTQGYRIGYKLLGQSNGWALRLALVNQSQELLKTLCNQTGQSVSLCTLDGFSGLGVAASLPEDAPALAGRRAKLFDLHAGAAGKALLAFAPEPLQKYIVYSEPKSYTAATITGSKELLAEIDKIREKRYAVSVEELVPETAEAAVPILNPDGTVLAVLAIGGAKDSVAPQFEALRHVLQKAAARLQKSILDS, encoded by the coding sequence ATGAATTCTACGCGCAACATCATGGCGCTCATCGAGACGCTGCTTGCCGACGGCGGCGAGCTTGGCGTCCGCGAGCTGGGGATGCGGACGGGAATCCCCAAGAGCACGGTCCAACGCTTTTTGTCAGGAATGGAAGAGAACGGTTGGGTCGCGCAGGACAAAAGGACGCAGGGCTATCGGATCGGTTACAAGCTGCTTGGGCAGTCGAACGGCTGGGCGCTTCGTCTGGCGTTGGTCAACCAGTCCCAGGAACTGCTGAAGACGTTGTGCAATCAGACCGGGCAGAGCGTGTCTCTGTGCACGCTCGACGGGTTCAGCGGTCTCGGCGTCGCCGCGTCTTTGCCCGAGGACGCGCCCGCGCTCGCGGGCCGTCGTGCGAAGCTGTTCGACCTGCACGCCGGCGCGGCGGGCAAGGCGCTGTTGGCCTTCGCGCCCGAGCCGCTGCAGAAATACATCGTCTATTCCGAACCGAAAAGCTACACGGCCGCGACGATCACCGGCTCCAAAGAGCTGCTGGCGGAGATCGACAAGATCAGAGAGAAGCGTTATGCCGTCAGCGTCGAAGAACTGGTGCCGGAAACCGCCGAAGCGGCGGTGCCGATCCTGAATCCCGACGGGACGGTCCTTGCGGTGTTGGCCATCGGCGGCGCGAAAGATTCCGTGGCGCCGCAGTTCGAAGCGTTGCGCCACGTTCTTCAGAAAGCCGCCGCCCGGCTGCAAAAAAGTATCCTCGATTCGTGA